In Phycodurus eques isolate BA_2022a chromosome 10, UOR_Pequ_1.1, whole genome shotgun sequence, a genomic segment contains:
- the LOC133409238 gene encoding axonemal dynein light intermediate polypeptide 1-like, with protein MNAPAESLLKYDRPILVPKSADKKSAKGQPAKVLKSKPQQHADSLPGPRKSITATFDDIRQKNVDILNFMFPPRRWEEANREWVQRVCNEPSTRVDVVNLEEELDKKLLQMRAMETGICPLRRQLYTECFDELIRQVVLICASRGLLLLRVRDEIQMTIAAYQTFYESSMVFGMRKALHDEQDKVALKNRISDLENLKEELKEQLDHQRKKCVEVEKMAAEKQQVQEKKHTEEIQTLRKNNQQLKIQLEGFFTAKK; from the exons ATGAATGCACCCGCCGAATCTCTCCTCAAATACGATCGCCCAATTTTAGTTCCAAAAAGTGCTGATAAAAAATCGGCAAAG GGACAACCTGCAAAAGTCCTCAAGTCAAAACCTCAGCAGCATGCAGACTCTTTGCCAGGTCCTCGTAAATCCATAACAGCCACGTTTGACGACATCAGGCAGAAAAATGTGGACATTCTCAACTTCATGTTTCCACCCAG GAGATGGGAGGAAGCGAACAGAGAGTGGGTGCAGAGAGTGTGTAATGAACCATCCACTCGAGTGGATGTGGTGAACCTAGAGGAAGAACTAGACAAAAAGCTGCTGCAAATGCGTGCCATGGAGACTGGAATCTGCCCCCTGAGAAGGCAGTTATACACCGAATGCTTTG ATGAGCTGATCAGACAAGTGGTCCTCATTTGTGCTTCGAGGGGTCTCTTGTTGCTGCGGGTAAGAGACGAGATCCAGATGACCATTGCTGCCTATCAGACGTTCTACGAGAGCAGTATGGTTTTTGGCATGAGAAAAGCTCTGCATGATGAACAGGATAAGGTGGCCCTGAAGAACAGA ATTTCTGATTTGGAAAATTTAAAAGAGGAGCTGAAAGAGCAATTGGATCaccaaagaaagaaatgtgtGGAAGTGGAAAAAATGGCAGCTGAAAAACAGCAGGTGCAGGAAAAGAAGCACACGGAGGAGATTCAGaccctgaggaaaaacaaccagcaGCTCAAG ATCCAACTGGAGGGTTTCTTCACAGCAAAGAAGTAA
- the tmem167b gene encoding protein kish-B, whose translation MTNVYSFDGILVFGLLFICTCAYFKKVPRLNSWLLSEKKGVWGVFYKAAVIGTRLHISVAISCVVMAFYLIFLK comes from the exons ATGACAAATG TTTACTCCTTCGATGGCATTCTGGTGTTTGGGCTGCTCTTCATCTGCACGTGTGCATACTTCAAAAAGGTTCCTCGCCTCAACAGCTGGCTGCTGTCAGAGAAGAAAGGAGTGTGGGGAGTCTTCTACAAAG CTGCAGTCATTGGGACACGGCTCCATATTTCTGTGGCGATCTCCTGTGTGGTCATGGCTTTCTATTTGATCTTCCTGAAATGA